Proteins encoded within one genomic window of Polypterus senegalus isolate Bchr_013 chromosome 6, ASM1683550v1, whole genome shotgun sequence:
- the atg9a gene encoding autophagy-related protein 9A isoform X1, giving the protein MAHFDTEYQRLEVSYNDSPPGEEDMLVHVPEGSKSLWHHIENLDLFFQRVYNLHQKNGFTCMLLGEIFELVQLVFVVAFTVFLANCVDYDILFANKMVNHTHHLHESIKVTLPDAFLPANVCSARIRNNVVVIFIMVIAGVFWLHRLIKFIYNICCYWEIRSFYINALKISMADLPYFTWQEVQARIIEIQKEHQMCIHKKELTELDIYHRILRFKNYMVAMVNKSLLPIRYRLPMLGDVVFYTRGLKYNFELIFFWGPGSLFENEWSLKPEYKRGGNRLELADKLSARILWIGIANFLLCPIILIWQILYAFFSYTEVIKREPGSLGARCWSLYGRCYLRHFNELDHELMSRLSKGYKASSKYMNCFMSPLLTVVAKNVAFFAGSILAVLISLTIYDEDVLAVEHVLTTITLLGVCITICRSFIPDKHMVFCPEQLLKVILAHIHYMPDHWQGNAHRYETRDEFSQLFQYKAVFILEELLSPVITPFILIFCLRRKSLEIIDFFRNFTVEVVGVGDTCSFAQMDVRQHGHPAWMSAGKTEASIYQQAEDGKTELSLMHFAITNPRWQPPRESTHFISQLKEKVQREAANCQQGMAEKHLFSSIQSIQSESEPHSLIANLLVGPPSLTSFQYAQEGHGAHHSSHIGSSDVASALRSLSPLSTSQHLRGSFSSTLAKGEGTPLIAARGLAGSTTDTRTASSGSSAWEGQLTSMVLSEYASNEMSIHAVYMHELHKQQVRTEPARHVWHRQDSDDSSESAPEDSEANRTLPRSATFPFPGALSRQDGSTAPMVGQRRHGSTPDGASGTSRPGSRMSRLPMGGWAEDVQAGRHHDTVPEEGSDDEQPPQIHKIT; this is encoded by the exons CACTGTGGCATCACATAGAAAATTTGGACCTTTTCTTCCAAAGA GTCTACAATTTACACCAAAAGAATGGATTCACGTGTATGTTGCTAGGAGAGATATTTGAACTTGT GCAACTGGTGTTTGTGGTTGCATTTACTGTGTTCTTGGCCAACTGTGTGGACTACGACATTCTTTTTGCGAATAAGATGGTGAATCATACTCATCACTTGCATGAATCAATTAAAGTGACTCTTCCAGATGCATTCCTGCCAGCTAATGTTTGCAGTGCCAG AATTCGCAATAATGTTGTTGTAATTTTCATTATGGTGATAGCTGGCGTGTTCTGGCTACATCGCTTAATCAAGTTCATTTACAACATTTGTTGCTATTGGGAGATCCGCTCATTCTACATCAATGCACTTAAGATATCCATG gCAGATCTGCCTTACTTCACTTGGCAAGAGGTTCAGGCTCGCATCATTGAAATCCAGAAGGAACATCAAATGTGTATTCACAAGAAGGAACTGACAGAACTGGACATTTACCACCGAATCCTGCGTTTCAAGAATTACATGGTTGCAATGGTGAACAAGTCGCTGTTGCCCATCCGCTATCGGCTTCCTATGTTAGGCGACGTTGTTTTCTATACACGTGGACTTAAGTATAATTTTGAACTAATCTTTTTCTGGGGGCCAGGCTCCCtgtttgagaatgaatggagTCTGAAACCTGAATATAAGAGGGGAGGCAATCGTCTGGAACtagctgataaactgagtgcccGTATCCTATGGATTGGCATTGCCAACTTTCTTCTCTGCCCAATAATCCTTATTTGGCAAATCCTGTATGCTTTTTTTAGCTACACTGAAGTGATCAAACGTGAACCAGGCAGTCTGGGAGCACGTTGTTGGTCCCTTTATGGACGCTGCTATCTGCGCCATTTTAATGAATTAGATCATGAACTTATGTCTCGCCTCAGCAAAGGATATAAAGCCTCCTCCAAGTACATGAATTGCTTTATGTCTCCTCTGCTGACTGTTGTAGCCAAGAATGTAGCCTTCTTTGCAGGTTCTATCTTGGCAGTGCTTATATCACTGACAATATATGATGAGGATGTTCTGGCTGTTGAACATGTTCTAACAACGATTACCTTGCTAGGAGTATGTATCACTATCTGCAG ATCTTTTATCCCAGACAAGCATATGGTATTCTGTCCAGAACAGCTTTTAAAGGTCATTTTGGCTCATATCCACTACATGCCTGATCACTGGCAGGGGAATGCCCATCGCTATGAGACAAGAGATGAATTTTCACAGCTGTTCCAATACAAAGCG GTATTCATCTTGGAGGAGCTCCTTAGCCCAGTTATCACACCTTTCATTCTCATCTTTTGCCTGCGTCGAAAATCCCTTGAGATCATCGACTTCTTCCGTAATTTCACTGTGGAAGTTGTAGGGGTCGGTGACACCTGTTCCTTTGCACAGATGGATGTTCGTCAGCATGGTCACCCTGCG TGGATGTCAGCAGGAAAAACAGAAGCATCCATATACCAGCAGGCAGAAGATGGAAAAACAGAACTTTCCCTTATGCATTTTGCTATCACCAACCCTCGCTGGCAGCCCCCTCGTGAGAGCACACATTTTATCAGTCAACTGAAGGAAAAAGTTCAAAGAGAAGCGGCAAATTGCCAACAAGGCATGGCTGAGAAGCACCTTTTTAGTTCTATTCAGTCCATTCAATCAGAGTCTGAG ccacACAGTTTAATTGCCAACCTATTGGTAGGACCTCCTTCACTGACCTCATTCCAGTATGCTCAGGAAGGACATGGTGCTCACCATTCTTCACACATTGGCAGTAGTGATGTAGCTTCTGCACTTCGGTCACTTTCTCCACTCAGTACCAGCCAGCACCTCCGTGGGAGCTTCTCCTCCACATTGGCTAAAGGAGAGGGGACACCACTGATTGCAGCCAGAGGGTTGGCTGGATCAAC GACAGACACGAGGACAGCCAGCTCCGGCAGCAGTGCATGGGAGGGCCAGCTTACAAGTATGGTTTTGTCAGAATATGCATCAAATGAAATGAGCATTCATGCAGTCTACATGCATGAG CTACACAAGCAGCAAGTGAGGACAGAGCCTGCACGGCATGTATGGCACCGTCAGGATAGTGATGACAGCAGTGAGAGTGCCCCAGAAGATTCTGAAGCCAACCGCACCCTTCCCCGCTCAGCTACCTTTCCCTTCCCTGGTGCCTTATCAAGGCAAGATGGCTCCACAGCACCTATGGTCGGTCAACGGCGCCACGGGAGCACCCCAG ATGGCGCAAGTGGCACTTCTAGGCCAGGCTCCAGAATGTCACGTTTGCCAATGGGCGGTTGGGCAGAAGatgttcaggcaggcaggcaccaTGATACAGTGCCTGAAGAAGGCTCTGAT
- the atg9a gene encoding autophagy-related protein 9A isoform X2, giving the protein MAHFDTEYQRLEVSYNDSPPGEEDMLVHVPEGSKSLWHHIENLDLFFQRVYNLHQKNGFTCMLLGEIFELVQLVFVVAFTVFLANCVDYDILFANKMVNHTHHLHESIKVTLPDAFLPANVCSARIRNNVVVIFIMVIAGVFWLHRLIKFIYNICCYWEIRSFYINALKISMADLPYFTWQEVQARIIEIQKEHQMCIHKKELTELDIYHRILRFKNYMVAMVNKSLLPIRYRLPMLGDVVFYTRGLKYNFELIFFWGPGSLFENEWSLKPEYKRGGNRLELADKLSARILWIGIANFLLCPIILIWQILYAFFSYTEVIKREPGSLGARCWSLYGRCYLRHFNELDHELMSRLSKGYKASSKYMNCFMSPLLTVVAKNVAFFAGSILAVLISLTIYDEDVLAVEHVLTTITLLGVCITICRSFIPDKHMVFCPEQLLKVILAHIHYMPDHWQGNAHRYETRDEFSQLFQYKAVFILEELLSPVITPFILIFCLRRKSLEIIDFFRNFTVEVVGVGDTCSFAQMDVRQHGHPAWMSAGKTEASIYQQAEDGKTELSLMHFAITNPRWQPPRESTHFISQLKEKVQREAANCQQGMAEKHLFSSIQSIQSESEPHSLIANLLVGPPSLTSFQYAQEGHGAHHSSHIGSSDVASALRSLSPLSTSQHLRGSFSSTLAKGEGTPLIAARGLAGSTTDTRTASSGSSAWEGQLTSMVLSEYASNEMSIHAVYMHEV; this is encoded by the exons CACTGTGGCATCACATAGAAAATTTGGACCTTTTCTTCCAAAGA GTCTACAATTTACACCAAAAGAATGGATTCACGTGTATGTTGCTAGGAGAGATATTTGAACTTGT GCAACTGGTGTTTGTGGTTGCATTTACTGTGTTCTTGGCCAACTGTGTGGACTACGACATTCTTTTTGCGAATAAGATGGTGAATCATACTCATCACTTGCATGAATCAATTAAAGTGACTCTTCCAGATGCATTCCTGCCAGCTAATGTTTGCAGTGCCAG AATTCGCAATAATGTTGTTGTAATTTTCATTATGGTGATAGCTGGCGTGTTCTGGCTACATCGCTTAATCAAGTTCATTTACAACATTTGTTGCTATTGGGAGATCCGCTCATTCTACATCAATGCACTTAAGATATCCATG gCAGATCTGCCTTACTTCACTTGGCAAGAGGTTCAGGCTCGCATCATTGAAATCCAGAAGGAACATCAAATGTGTATTCACAAGAAGGAACTGACAGAACTGGACATTTACCACCGAATCCTGCGTTTCAAGAATTACATGGTTGCAATGGTGAACAAGTCGCTGTTGCCCATCCGCTATCGGCTTCCTATGTTAGGCGACGTTGTTTTCTATACACGTGGACTTAAGTATAATTTTGAACTAATCTTTTTCTGGGGGCCAGGCTCCCtgtttgagaatgaatggagTCTGAAACCTGAATATAAGAGGGGAGGCAATCGTCTGGAACtagctgataaactgagtgcccGTATCCTATGGATTGGCATTGCCAACTTTCTTCTCTGCCCAATAATCCTTATTTGGCAAATCCTGTATGCTTTTTTTAGCTACACTGAAGTGATCAAACGTGAACCAGGCAGTCTGGGAGCACGTTGTTGGTCCCTTTATGGACGCTGCTATCTGCGCCATTTTAATGAATTAGATCATGAACTTATGTCTCGCCTCAGCAAAGGATATAAAGCCTCCTCCAAGTACATGAATTGCTTTATGTCTCCTCTGCTGACTGTTGTAGCCAAGAATGTAGCCTTCTTTGCAGGTTCTATCTTGGCAGTGCTTATATCACTGACAATATATGATGAGGATGTTCTGGCTGTTGAACATGTTCTAACAACGATTACCTTGCTAGGAGTATGTATCACTATCTGCAG ATCTTTTATCCCAGACAAGCATATGGTATTCTGTCCAGAACAGCTTTTAAAGGTCATTTTGGCTCATATCCACTACATGCCTGATCACTGGCAGGGGAATGCCCATCGCTATGAGACAAGAGATGAATTTTCACAGCTGTTCCAATACAAAGCG GTATTCATCTTGGAGGAGCTCCTTAGCCCAGTTATCACACCTTTCATTCTCATCTTTTGCCTGCGTCGAAAATCCCTTGAGATCATCGACTTCTTCCGTAATTTCACTGTGGAAGTTGTAGGGGTCGGTGACACCTGTTCCTTTGCACAGATGGATGTTCGTCAGCATGGTCACCCTGCG TGGATGTCAGCAGGAAAAACAGAAGCATCCATATACCAGCAGGCAGAAGATGGAAAAACAGAACTTTCCCTTATGCATTTTGCTATCACCAACCCTCGCTGGCAGCCCCCTCGTGAGAGCACACATTTTATCAGTCAACTGAAGGAAAAAGTTCAAAGAGAAGCGGCAAATTGCCAACAAGGCATGGCTGAGAAGCACCTTTTTAGTTCTATTCAGTCCATTCAATCAGAGTCTGAG ccacACAGTTTAATTGCCAACCTATTGGTAGGACCTCCTTCACTGACCTCATTCCAGTATGCTCAGGAAGGACATGGTGCTCACCATTCTTCACACATTGGCAGTAGTGATGTAGCTTCTGCACTTCGGTCACTTTCTCCACTCAGTACCAGCCAGCACCTCCGTGGGAGCTTCTCCTCCACATTGGCTAAAGGAGAGGGGACACCACTGATTGCAGCCAGAGGGTTGGCTGGATCAAC GACAGACACGAGGACAGCCAGCTCCGGCAGCAGTGCATGGGAGGGCCAGCTTACAAGTATGGTTTTGTCAGAATATGCATCAAATGAAATGAGCATTCATGCAGTCTACATGCATGAGGTATAG